Part of the uncultured Desulfobacter sp. genome, CGTTTAACCACCGCGATTTCCCAGTGCAAAGAACAAGAGGAAGTTGCCATGATTACGGCAGAAAGTGTCAAAAGCGCCTTTAATGCCAAGGGCTGCTGCGTTTTTCTGGTCAACCGGGAGACTGGAGAGCTGGGCCTGGTTGGCTCTTCCGGGCTGAGCCAGGAGTATCTGAAAAAAGGGCCGACCCACTTTAAACAGGCAATCAAAGAGGCCAAGGATGCCGTCCCCATTGCCATTTACGATGTCATGGATGATCCCCGGATTGAGTATCCCGAGGAAGCAAAAAAAGAAGGGATCGCCTCACTGCTGGGTGTGCCCATTATCAGCCACAACAAAATAATCGGCGCATTACGTCTTTATACGGCCAAACCCTGGGAATTTTCCCAGGAGGATGTCACCGTAATCCAGGCAGTCGCCTTGATCTGCGGCATGGCCATGGATATGTGCCGGATGTACAAAGGATATAAAACCAGCATTCAAGTCTTGAAAAACATGAGAGATTCCTCAAGCTTCAACGTCAAAAAATGGACCCCGTATGAAGGGGTCCCCACGAGTGTTGATCAGTCCATTTGCGATTATTAATCAATAAAACACCTCAACCGTTAGCGGCTGCATGGAAATCCCATTGCAGCCGCTTTTCTTTTTTTTTATATGAGAGTCTCTCAGTAAGCCACTGAGTTCTTTCAACCTTCGTTGGAGGATGAGCCTGGCAGTTATAGTGATAGACCAGGTCAACCCGTGGCTGTTTATATCAAACATCCTTGTCCAGGGCTTCCCGAACTTTGGCCGCAAGCTTTTTTTTCGAGAATGGTTTTGCAACAAAATTTACGTTTTCATCCAGAACCCCGTGATGGGAAATAATATTGGCGGTGTAGCCGGACATGAACAAATGGCGAAGTTTTGGATAAACGGCCTGCATATTGTTGAAAAGTTCCCGCCCGTTCATTTCCGGCATAATCACATCCGTTAAAAGCAGGTGGATCTTTTGTTGATGGCCCCGGACCAGTTCTATGGCGTCGCCTGGCGTTCTGCACGCCAGCACACGATAACCAAGTTCTTGAAGCATAAGTTCGGCCAGTTTAAGAAAGGAGAGGTTGTCCTCCACCAGCAGGATGGTTTCCTGTCCGTGTTGAACAGGGGTCTCCTTTTTTATTATGGGAAGTGGATCAGGTAGGCTCTTTTGCCTGGGAAGGTAGATTTTAAATGAAGAGCCTTGTCCCGGTTCGCTGTACACATTGATGAACCCGTTGTTCTGTTTAACGATCCCATACACCGTGGCCAGACCCAGGCCGGTCCCTTTGACTGCATCTTTAGTGGTAAAAAAAGGTTCAAAGATATTGTTCAGGGTTTCGGCATCCATGCCGGATCCTGTGTCACTGACGGTCAGGCGCACATATTCTCCGGGTTGAAATCCCATATGGCGGCTGGTGTACGCTTCATCAAACTCAATATTACCGGTTTCAATGGTGATGTTACCCACATTGACGATGGCATCCCGGGCATTGATGCAAAGGTTGGCCAAAATCTGATCAACCTGGCCGGGATCCATTTTCACAGGCCAGACGCCTTTTCCCGGTCTCCATACCAATTCGATATCCTCTCCTATGAGCCGTTTCAAAATTTTGGTAATGCCATCCACAGTGGCATTGATGTCCAGTATCCTAGGGGAAATGGTCTGTTTTCTGGCAAAGGCCAAAAGCTGACGGATGATGGTGGCTGATCGTTGGGCGGCATCCATGATCTTTTCAATATATCTATATGCCACATGATCTGCGCCTGTTTTTGTCAGTGCCAGTTCTCCATATCCCAGAATCACACCGATCATGTTGTTAAAATCATGGGCCACCCCCCCGGCCAGCCGGCCCACGGATTCCATTTTCTGGGCCTGGCGTAACTGGTCCTCCAGTGAGATCTGTTCCGTAATATCATCGACCATTTCGATGACGGCCCAAATTTCGCCGGACTGGCCGAACACGGGAGACGAGACGATTCGAAAATTGCGTATGCCTTCCGGCCTGGGGGTTTGAAGTGTGGCCTGGTGGACCTTGCCATCCTGAAACGACTTGACCACCGGACACCCAGGGCAAACATCCTCCCGGGGCGGGTCGTTGAAGGACCGGAAACAGGCGTGCTGCTGCAATAAATTGACATCCGGGAACCATTGCCTCATTTGCTTGTTTAGTTCCAGGATACACATTTCCGGGCTGATCAGGCTCACGCCGATGCCGATATTATCCAAAATACTGCGCGTTTTGGATTCGCTCTTCTGCAGAGCCGCCTTTGCCCTGATCAGCCTGGTCATAAAAAGCAAAAGCAGCAAAAGTGCAATGACAAGCAGGATGAGAATCCCTGTAATGGTGAAAGCAAATTTCCGATGGGTCGTGAATACGGATTCAGGTTCATGGATCACAATGCTTCCCGGTGGGAGTTTCGCCAGGGGGATGCCGAAACGTTCCATTTGCCTGTAATCGAACATGGGTATAGAGGTTCCGGTTTTCCGGATTGGTATCGCGTCGGGATTTTCACCGGCAAGGATGGCAAGACCCATTTTAG contains:
- a CDS encoding GAF domain-containing protein, whose translation is MGTHELHYETMTRLTTAISQCKEQEEVAMITAESVKSAFNAKGCCVFLVNRETGELGLVGSSGLSQEYLKKGPTHFKQAIKEAKDAVPIAIYDVMDDPRIEYPEEAKKEGIASLLGVPIISHNKIIGALRLYTAKPWEFSQEDVTVIQAVALICGMAMDMCRMYKGYKTSIQVLKNMRDSSSFNVKKWTPYEGVPTSVDQSICDY
- a CDS encoding ATP-binding protein, with translation MILVKRKRIFVFAAVLYLFFSALQLSAAQENRTPLKVLILNSYHPGFSWSDDEETGVIEILKHLPSIDIPVEYFDAKRYPRKSNQLRMKTLLEEKYFGEKINLVIALDDAAVELVTKFHVELFPDTPVVFAGITGFSKYSVFGRKKITGVLETQDIKNTVDTILNLNPDTKEIACISDATVSGLSARKAMEAVVTEYTGRVAFRFLPPGTFEETQAMIAGLSDQSAILLNSYTTDSSGRALSTKESTRLILSGAGVPVYGVHQNRFGDGIIGGFLLSGREQGRQAAKMGLAILAGENPDAIPIRKTGTSIPMFDYRQMERFGIPLAKLPPGSIVIHEPESVFTTHRKFAFTITGILILLVIALLLLLLFMTRLIRAKAALQKSESKTRSILDNIGIGVSLISPEMCILELNKQMRQWFPDVNLLQQHACFRSFNDPPREDVCPGCPVVKSFQDGKVHQATLQTPRPEGIRNFRIVSSPVFGQSGEIWAVIEMVDDITEQISLEDQLRQAQKMESVGRLAGGVAHDFNNMIGVILGYGELALTKTGADHVAYRYIEKIMDAAQRSATIIRQLLAFARKQTISPRILDINATVDGITKILKRLIGEDIELVWRPGKGVWPVKMDPGQVDQILANLCINARDAIVNVGNITIETGNIEFDEAYTSRHMGFQPGEYVRLTVSDTGSGMDAETLNNIFEPFFTTKDAVKGTGLGLATVYGIVKQNNGFINVYSEPGQGSSFKIYLPRQKSLPDPLPIIKKETPVQHGQETILLVEDNLSFLKLAELMLQELGYRVLACRTPGDAIELVRGHQQKIHLLLTDVIMPEMNGRELFNNMQAVYPKLRHLFMSGYTANIISHHGVLDENVNFVAKPFSKKKLAAKVREALDKDV